The Anabas testudineus chromosome 5, fAnaTes1.2, whole genome shotgun sequence region ttatttgtaatgtttGACCTTTGTTGTAACAAACCAGTGTTTTAAAAGGAAGCAGTCTTTCTTTTGGTTTCAAAATCACAGGGGTTAACCTCACATACCATCCAGATAAATATCAGAATATATTCCTGTTCTTTTGTGGTTGGTCTGGTGACAGAGCATGATCCCAGATGAAACACCAATGTCAGACTGTGCACTTGGAAAAATCTTGTTACTCTAAACTAATTATATTGGTATTTcaacacagaacagaactgTGAAGGATCAAGTTCTCCCTTCATAAACCTCCTGTATGGTAAAGATTTGCATTGGCATTTTCCATTTTGAGTTTCAACACGACCCAAAATACGAAACACGTCCTATCTAATATAAACAGACATAAAGGGTCTATACTATTTTTTCAAGTTGCATAAGATAAATTCCCACAACTTGCATTTTCTGCTTTGGTGTTATCAGGTTGATTACAGCCGTAGCGGTACATTTATCACTAACAGTGCTAGATTTCTGCCCTTATAATAGGGTTTAATCAACCCCAGCCACATTAGCATAGCGAAAACCTTCTATGTACAATCATAGGTGTAGAAAGTAAGGTCCAGTAAGAGGAAAACTCTATAGTCTTTCCAAGAAAGAAGGATTGCACAAACAGTATTTGATCAGAGGAGAAAGATACGTAtcaagtcattttaaaatgcacaacaaaTCTAGGCGACATCTCAAGAGGTATTGGGTTGGAGAAGGTTTGCATCTGAGCATATGGTAGTGTGGGCCTGTTATCAAAAGCGTACTATTCATAATACGAGCATATGGATCTAACAGCATTATGGCGTGAGATTTTCACTCGAGGAATTAAATTAGATGTTGAGAAATATCTGCTTTATAGAGAGCCCAGCAAAACCTGATAAcacaaaaatgtgattttcacaTTAGTGGAGAAATGCAAATATCTTAACTAAAATCTACAAAACAAGGATTAATAGAGATTTGGCAACGGCGAGGAATCTACTTGAAAATTCAAGCCTTAAGCTAAGATGAGACCATTTGTTCACGTAGCAagaatgacaaagaaaaatgaaatgtattaaagAAGAGATGATGCTTTCCAATCCCCTACCACTCCTTTACCACTCCTGACCAATTACATAAGAAAGAATTCAAGAATCCAGTCAAAGCCccttaaaaaaatgtgaaagtaAACAAGATGTGAAACATTAAACGAGGAGAGACTTTTCGTTAAGAACTCTCTTCACATGTTAGAGAATTTGTCCATTGCAGATGCTATCAACCGTTTGCTCTGTAATGTCCATCAGTTACAGTACTCATTTTTAATGGGACCCATCTCCAGGCTGATGCATGACGCCCTCATCATTCTTCTCTGAATAAGTCTGTTAAGTGAGATGcatattaacaaaacaaatctgtctaTAATATTGCCACAAGCCACCATACACTATTTTTTTCCCTATATTTTGTACATTGCAACAAGGACAAGGACAGTGGTGGTTtcaacttccaccacttggaCTGTGTCACAAAGGCCACCATAAGCAATCAAACTGGAAGACTTTAACCTTGCCAAGGACAGGAGGACAGACTACATTTCTACTGAGATCTGAGCGTCCATTTTCCCATTATGCTGCTGCTCTTATCTACAGAAACACTAAAATCCGGTTAAATGGAGCCATTTTCTCATTTGCCTTTGGAGGTCATTTTTCATGCTTGGAGAACTCCAGTCATTCAAACAGCACAAGAGGCTCCATTGTAATGAAAGCTTGTTCCGTGAGGGTGTCGAGGTCTGGTCTGCACAGCCTGGCAGACACTCGTGGACCACAGCAAAAACTCACTCTGCACCATCCACCGAGCTGTGTAGCAACGAGCCATCAGCAAAGACAAAGGGGAGCTTACTGTCCCATGGTTTGAACAATAAAGGAAGGAAGAATTCGCCAGTGACATCATTTGCCTGGAAAACCCCTGTGAGAAACACTGGACATACTATGGAGCCAACTGGGCCAATCAATATAGTGTGAGCCACAGGCAACAAAGGCTGGGTGTAGCGTTTTCCATCGCTGATAAAACACTGGTCGAAGTTTGTTCCTGGGCTGGTGGAAATGTGCAGCTGGCTGAGGCCTCATGAAGAGAAGCAAAGGCTGCAGCACTCCATGCAGATCTCCAGGCAGTCTGCAGACTCACAGCAGGCATCGATGATGCCACAGTCCATGTCACAGGGCAAGTCACAGTCGCCACACTCCTCTGAcgcacaacagcagcagaaacacgaGTCATCGCCCGCACAGGAGCCACAAGTGGCACAATCCAGTACGATGTTACACAGAGTTAGGAACTCGCAAAAGAGGCAGGCCAGAATACAGTGTACACAGCAATCTGCAGGGAGAGAGACGGAGGAAACGAGTGTCACTTCACTATATCAAACTAAAACGAAATACTGTCACTAACAGTTTGATAATGTCAAAAAGCATAGGACATGACTTAGTAATTAGTtcacaagaaaacatttttcttcagtGCCAGGCCAGACGCTAAGGACTGCCAATGTCCTTGCGGCATCAGCACACTGACTTACAACATTCGCACTTTaatccaaataaaaaacaaattcctGGTCTTACCACATGTCCCTTGGTAAAAATCCTGGTATCTTTAATTTTCTGCTTAACCACAGactcattttcctctttcttgaATTTTCAGTATCAGATTTAGACATGGTAGTGTATACTTTCAAGTCTATACTTCAAgttagtgaaaatgttttctttagtcAAAGTAAAAATGATAACTACTCTTTACGATTTGTCATTACTTTTTAAGATTACTGGATCTTGCCTGCTTCCATTTTAAAGAGGCAAAAGTTAACACATCCACTGAAGCCATGTCAAAGGCTTGTAGAACCAATCTGCATTTTAAAGCAGTCAATAAAGGGTTCCTCATCAAGAGGAGAAGAACGTTTATAAATGAAGATACTGTATTTTCCAGCCTGGTTTTGCcttagtttttgatttttccattttcagttatcatttaaatgcagttttcaaaTTTAAACTAGATCCTGAACTCTACATccaacatttacttttttgttgccttttaaaatagttttttgtatAATTTGGAGCAAAAATTTACaaattaccaaaaaaaaaaagatatgtttTTCAAAATTGATTTTTGCTTTAGAGAAAATGTGCCAGTAGAACTTAGAAATCTGATCTACTACTCTTGCCTGTaagtggaaacaaaaacactgaacctctttatctctctctacCCTTCCTCTTGCCCCAACCACAGTATCTCGGTATCTCACCATCCTGTGCCTCTGTGGGAATCTGGGAGCTGTTGCTCTTGGAACTGCTCTTGCTCCTCTTGCTGCTCTGGGAGGTGATGGAGAGGTTGGACTGCAATTTCTTGGTCTGTTTGGGTCCTGCTGAAGAGGACGAAGAGGTGGATGAGCCGCCTCTTGGGAGGGAGCCCAGCTTAGGATGGCCTCCGTTCCTGACGCCATTGGAAtggagtgcatgtgtgtgaggtgtgtgcgTATGATGTAAACAGTGCGTGTGAGGTGCGTGCGCGTGGTGCTTGGTTCCGTTGCGTAGTTGGCTGCTGGGTTGCGTCCGACATGGTTGCGTGTGGTGGACAGACATGGATCTGGCTGCTGGTTGAGcttaatgaaaaaacaaaaaaaaaacaaaaacaaaattacattaatctacatttcattacatcatCGTATTTTACACAATGAATTGTGTTAACACAGAAATATTTCCAATCTATCAGATACAGAGTGGCATGTATAAGTAAAAGTGAACCTTTTACAATTTTGTGgtattctgcattaatttcaaTATGATCTGAGCTTCATCTAAGAATATAAAATCATATgatgtgcataaaataaatctttcatCTATTTTTCATCTATATTAagaacagccataaaaacctcatagtgctagtggaaaaagtaccAGCCCACCAgtcatttgtagattgttgaCCTTTAgagcttcatgtaaatcaacaattcttgatcgtagatcctctgaaagctccttttggtgaggtatggctcctcgtattcttcttgtgctgagCAAGTTCAAAAAAAGTCAGAGCTttgctctagtccacacctccaaactcactttcttaacaagactctaggtatgctagcacctgactccTGTAAGCTTTTTTGGGGTCATTATGCCAAGGGTTTATATAGTTTTTCTACTAGCacagtgaggtttttatggttgttctcaataaataagtgaaagatcagaattattttggtgttattattttaggtacatgatatttgtcaatactcttgacttagatgaagatcagatcacattttatgacaaattaatgtagaaaaccacaacattccaaaaggttcacatactttttcttgccactgcaaaACAGAGATGATGAGCAACTcctcacattttaatttaaaatgatttactcacaCACTGGAAATATTCAAGCACAACAATGAGAGGCACACTTATAAAGTACTAAAGCATTTATgccaaaaacacaataataagcattgtgtgtgcacgtgtgtgtgcacactcacTGACTTGTGTGTATAAAGCATCTGATCAGTGAGTAGCTGATGCAGTGTCATGGAGAGAGAGGCCCTGGTGTACTGAGTCCAAGAGCTTTGTATTTAGCGAGCTGACCCCTGATCCTACTTGTCTAGACTCTTACACAACTAGAAGGAGAgtgctggggaaaaaaaaacaaaaaaacaaaaagacagcatAAATGAAAAGAGTGTGAGACAGGGAagagtgtttgtctgtggaaGACCCATCCCTTCAGATTTTATAAGAATTTAGTTTATA contains the following coding sequences:
- the mdfi gene encoding myoD family inhibitor domain-containing protein, with protein sequence MDEEKSDPAISPEPPDDGDPSVSAPQMNSHTTSTAEGANSCPNPVPCPSADVVHTYTEPLILRTNGTPQRLQADDGDNCTGSLPHSKLITPSKITTSQPAARSMSVHHTQPCRTQPSSQLRNGTKHHAHAPHTHCLHHTHTPHTHALHSNGVRNGGHPKLGSLPRGGSSTSSSSSAGPKQTKKLQSNLSITSQSSKRSKSSSKSNSSQIPTEAQDDCCVHCILACLFCEFLTLCNIVLDCATCGSCAGDDSCFCCCCASEECGDCDLPCDMDCGIIDACCESADCLEICMECCSLCFSS